Below is a genomic region from Aminiphilus circumscriptus DSM 16581.
ACGAGGGGCTGGCTGCCTGGGCACGGGGCGAGGGAGCGGAAGCCGTCGCCCTGCTTCGCGAGGCCCACGAACTGGACCCGGAAAACATGGCTGCCGCGGCGGAACTCGCCCGGATCAGCGCGGAATTCGAGGAGCGACAGCGCGCTGCAGCGCTCCTGGTCGAAGGGGATGCTCTCGCCGCGGAAGGACGCATCGAGGAAGCTTTGGAACGATACGAAGCAAGCCGCATCATCCTGGCCAATCCCGAGACGGACGAAAAAATCGCGGCGCTGACAACACGCGTTCAGGAACAGCAGGAACGCCTGGAGCGTGCGAAGACACTTCGGCTCGAGGGCGAGGATCTGCTGCACAAAGAACAGATTTCTCAGGCCCTGGCAAAGTTCCGGGAGAGCTTTGCCGCTGCCTCCGACCCAGCGGTGGCGCAACAGATAGAAACTCTCGAGACACGCCTCTCCAAGGCCCGGGAGCTGATCGCCGAGGGAGTGACCCTGCAGAAAGCTCAATCCTACCCGGAGGCACTGGAGAAGTACCGGGAGAGCCTCACCTTCGTGAAAGACCCGAGGATCGCCGAGTACGCGCAAAAACTCGAGGAACTCCTCCGCAAGGAAGAAGAGCGGCAACGCAGGGAAGCGGAAGAGAAACGCCGCGCGGAAGAACAGGCCCGCCTCGCCGCGGCGAAAAAACTCCGCGAGGAGGGTGCGGCCCTGCAGAAGGCGGGAAAACTCGTAGAGGCCGTGGCAAAGTACCGGGAAAGTCTTCCCTTTCTGGCGGACCCGAAGCTTGAGGAGCACATCCGCATCCTCGAGGAACGTCTCCACCGCCTCGAAGCCCAGGAAGAGGCGAAACGACAGGAGGAGGAACGTCGCAAGGAAGAAGCCCGCCGCGCCGAGGAGGAAAGACGGCGCCTCGAAGAGGAGCGGAAGAACGAAGCGGCCCGCCTCGTTCGGGAGGGCGTGGAACTGCAGAAAGCAGAGCGTTACGAGGAGGCCATCATCCGTTTCCGGGAAAGCTTGTCCCTCGTCAGAGACCCTCGGGTGGAAGAACATGTGACGAAACTGGAAGCCTATGTGGCGGAACTGTCCAAGCGTATCACGCGCCCTGTCTCATCTCCCACGCCAGTGCCGTAACAGCGCACGGTACGGTGAAAACCGTTTCTCCCGGCACGAAAGGCATCCTCGACGAGAGAAAGGCGCTCTCCCAGTTCGAAGAAAGAGACGGAACACCTCAGACCGAAACAAGCACTCCGAAGACCGACCGAGGGAGGATACGTTCATGAAAAGATCCGACGTACAATCCTGGGATACTTGTTGCACCCGACGATCCTCACAGAGGAGGCGGAAAGCCTTCGCCGTACTTCTGTCGCTTTCTCTTCTGTTCTGCACCGTTCTCTCCTCCGTACCCGGCACAGCCGTGACACGGACCGATACACTCTACAAGCAGGCTCTCCAGGCCTACGGGGACAGAAACTACGAGAGAGCCGTCATTCTCTACCGACAGATCCTCGAAGCAGAGCCGGGAAACGCCACGGCCTACGTGGATCTCGGCCTGGCCCTGAAGGAAATGGGAAAACACGAGGAGGCCGCGGCGGCCATCCGCCAGGGACTCGCCATGCGTCCCGGGATGGTCATGGGACACTATTACCTGGCCTCGACACTGGTTTCCCTGGAGCAATGGGAAGAGGCCTCCAGGGCACTCAACGCGGCACTTACTCAAAAACCGGACCTGGAATTCTTCGGCGAGACGAACTACCTTCAGGGCATCATCGCGCTCGGCCTCGGACGCTTCGGCGAAGCCAGGGAAGCACTCGAAAAAGCCCGAAGCAACAATCCCGGCCTCGCTCCCGCCGTGGACATGGCCATGGCGAAAATCGCCCGGCAGGAAGCATCCGCGATGCCGGTGTCCACCCCCATGCCCACGCCTCCCGCAACGGAAGGGCTCCCGGGTCCCACTTCGGCCCCGCCGTTCCCTTCCGGGACAACATCCCTTCCGGCACCATCACCAACAGCGGAGGAACGAATCACTTCCGTTGAAGAAGGACTTCCCTCGTTGGAGGATTTGCTCCCCCCACCGCCGCCACTGGGCGGCACAAGCTCCCGGGAGGAGACGCTCCCACCTCCGCCGCCATTGCCTGAACCGACGGAACCTCCGCCGCCATTGCCTGAACCGACGGAACCTCCGCCCCCCGCTGGAGACGCGCATCCCTCTCCGGCGCCACCGCCGGGGAGCCAGGACGAATTGCCACCGCCGCCAGTGCTGGATCTCCAGGAAAACACCACGGCAAACCGGACACCCCTGGATCAGACGGCGAACCCTCTGAACGCCTCCGGCCCACAGGACTGGATCGAACAAACTCCTCCGCTTCCGCTGGAGGAGCAGGAGCGTCTCGCGACGGAACTCTTTCAGACCCTGGCGAACACCGATGCGGACCAGATCGGAACCTTCATCTCCTTGTACGATCGGGTCCTCACCGAGTGTCCCGACGCGAAACGCGCCCCCGAGGCACTCTGGAGGCTCTCTAACCTCTACCTCCTCGCCTACGACGAGCCGAAGTTTCCCCAGGTCGCTCTTTCACTCGAGCGCCTTCTCCGCCGCTATCCCTCTTCGCCCTTCGTTTCCGACGCACGCAAACGCCTGCTCAGGGCCTACGAGGAGATGGGACACTTTCAAAAGACATTCCCCCTCTACGAGGCGATTCTCGCAGAGGAAACGGCCATGTCCGACGAGGATTTCACGGCCTGGGCGGTCGGATACGGACAGAACCTGGAAAAGACGGGAGACACCGCGAAGGCCAAGGAGTGGTACGGCAAGGCTTTGGAACGGGACGCAGGAAAAGATTCCTTTTCCGCCCGCATCGCCCGGGAGCGCCTCGACGCGCTTCAGTAAAGAAATCTCTGAATAAGGCTACGTCAGCCCCGCAGGGCGCCTCGCAGAGCCTGATGCGACCCGAGTCAAGGAAAAGCCAAAGGTCTTTATTCAGAGCTTCCTAAAGGTTGATGCGGAAAGACCTGCCAAATTTTCCAAGAACTGCCCTTACCCCCGATTCTCAAGAACGCAAGAGGCGACGGAAGCAGCTTCCGTCGCCTCTTAGCCTACAGCGCCTCCGCGAAGCACTCGATGAAACTAACTCTCCGCGTGAAGAAACTCCAACAAAACACTTTGCCGAAAACTCTCCCCGAAGACGAGCACGATCTTTAGAACCGCTCCAATCCCCACCCTCTGGGATAGAACCCCGGAAGTTCCACAGGGAGATGCCCCTTCGGGGACGACACTCCCGAGAGAATGCGGCCGAGGGCTTTCATGGAGGCGGGACGGTCTCCGTAGGTCACCAGATATCCGCACACGTCCTCCACATGGAGCAGATCGTAGGGGGAACGAACGGAAAGGAGCACGAGCCGTTCCTCTCCAAGGCGACGCAGGAGAGCTTTCCACCCGGCGTTGCGGTGCAGATCGTAGCTCCCCGCAAAGACCGTTTCCCGCTCCTCCAGAGCCGCACATGCCTCCTCCATGTCCTCCGATGCCGGGTCGAGGGGAAGAAGCATCGGCACGAAGCCCGGACACTCCAGCAGGAGCGGCGCCAGAGCAGATTCGTATTCTTTAGGCCAGACGAGAGGAATTTTCTCTCCCGCAAGAGGAAGGACCGAGGCCTTCGCGCCTCCGGATACGGCGCATCCTCCGGAGCCCCTACGGTTCGGATTCCGCACCAGCGTCACGCTTCGCTCGGCGATCTCCTCCGCCACCGCGAGGGATTCCGGCGCCGCCAGCCGGTCCAGATCGCCCTCTCTTGGCCAGGGGTCGTCAAGGATGCCCAGAGCTTCCTTCGCCCGAAGGATGCGGGCCACGGCCCCGTCGATACGGGATTCCGGAATCCGTCCGCTCCGCACCGCCTCGACGAGAAACGCGAAGACTCCATCCTGTTCCTCCGGTTCGTGCCCTTTGTCTGCGCCAAAGATGAGCATGTCCGCTCCGGCGAGCACCGCAAGAACCGAAGCCTCCTCCATGCCCCAGTGCTGGTCGATGGCCCCCATGCCCATGGAATCCGTCACGAGAAGTCCCTCGAATCCCATTTCCTGCCGGAGAAGATCCTGGAGGATTGCCGACGAAAGCGTGGCGGGACGGACTGCACCGTCGGGCTCCAGGGCGGGAACTTCCACATGGGCCGTCATGATCGCCGGCACACCCTGTCCGATCATGGCCCGAAAGGGAGCGAGTTCCACCTTCTCCAGTGCCTCTCTGTCCTTGCGGAGCACTGGCAGTCCCAGGTGGGAATCCGTGTCCGTGTCCCCATGGCCGGGAAAATGCTTTGCCGTGCAGAGGACACGCTCTCCTGCGTAGGGAACGATCATGGCCGTTCCCATGTCCGCCACGAGGCCCGGATCGGAACCGAAGGAGCGGATGCCGATGATGGTATTCGCGGGGTTGCTGTTCACGTCCGTCACGGGAGCATAGTTCCAGGTGATGCCCAGGATGCGCAGCTCCCGGGCCTGCAGACGCGCCTGCGTGGCGGCGAGAGACGTTTCGCCCGTCGCGCCGAGAGCCATGTTCCCCGGAAAGACCGTGACCCCGCTCGTGAGGCGGGAAATGAGCCCCCCCTCC
It encodes:
- a CDS encoding glycoside hydrolase family 3 protein, translated to MSFHSFRKVSLLCRLALLLPLLAGALFPLALPRKASAAGNRVEDLLVSMTVEEKVGQMMIGFFRGNSLSPELARRLETVRLGGVILYSVSGNVESTSQVAGLVRGIQTCAKSAGVLPLFVAIDQEGGLISRLTSGVTVFPGNMALGATGETSLAATQARLQARELRILGITWNYAPVTDVNSNPANTIIGIRSFGSDPGLVADMGTAMIVPYAGERVLCTAKHFPGHGDTDTDSHLGLPVLRKDREALEKVELAPFRAMIGQGVPAIMTAHVEVPALEPDGAVRPATLSSAILQDLLRQEMGFEGLLVTDSMGMGAIDQHWGMEEASVLAVLAGADMLIFGADKGHEPEEQDGVFAFLVEAVRSGRIPESRIDGAVARILRAKEALGILDDPWPREGDLDRLAAPESLAVAEEIAERSVTLVRNPNRRGSGGCAVSGGAKASVLPLAGEKIPLVWPKEYESALAPLLLECPGFVPMLLPLDPASEDMEEACAALEERETVFAGSYDLHRNAGWKALLRRLGEERLVLLSVRSPYDLLHVEDVCGYLVTYGDRPASMKALGRILSGVSSPKGHLPVELPGFYPRGWGLERF
- a CDS encoding tetratricopeptide repeat protein; its protein translation is MKRSDVQSWDTCCTRRSSQRRRKAFAVLLSLSLLFCTVLSSVPGTAVTRTDTLYKQALQAYGDRNYERAVILYRQILEAEPGNATAYVDLGLALKEMGKHEEAAAAIRQGLAMRPGMVMGHYYLASTLVSLEQWEEASRALNAALTQKPDLEFFGETNYLQGIIALGLGRFGEAREALEKARSNNPGLAPAVDMAMAKIARQEASAMPVSTPMPTPPATEGLPGPTSAPPFPSGTTSLPAPSPTAEERITSVEEGLPSLEDLLPPPPPLGGTSSREETLPPPPPLPEPTEPPPPLPEPTEPPPPAGDAHPSPAPPPGSQDELPPPPVLDLQENTTANRTPLDQTANPLNASGPQDWIEQTPPLPLEEQERLATELFQTLANTDADQIGTFISLYDRVLTECPDAKRAPEALWRLSNLYLLAYDEPKFPQVALSLERLLRRYPSSPFVSDARKRLLRAYEEMGHFQKTFPLYEAILAEETAMSDEDFTAWAVGYGQNLEKTGDTAKAKEWYGKALERDAGKDSFSARIARERLDALQ